The sequence TGCCGCGGCATCTTGAGTCTGCTGTAGACTCTGTTGAGCTAAATCGCTGATCACATGGATTGCACGGCTGATCTCTGCCGCCACAGTTGTCTGTTGGGTCATGGCCGCCGCATTATCATCACTTAAGGAATTGATTCGGGAGATAGAGGACAATAGCTCACCAAAAGCAACGCTGGCATCCTGCGCTAAGGAAACGGAGCGTTTAACCTGTTCTTGCCCAGCCGTCATCGTTGAGGTCGCTCTTTGGGTACTGTCTCTAAAGCGACTCACAATCAGCTCAATTTGCGATGTCGATTGGCTGGTGCGGCTCGATAATTGTCTCACCTCGTCGGCAACCACGGCAAAACCCCGGCCACTTTCCCCTGCCCGCGCCGCTTCAATCGCCGCATTGAGCGCCAACAGGTTAGTCTGGTCGGCAATAGCGCGGATAACCTCTAATACTTGATGAATTGCTTGGCTATCTTGCTCTATCGTTTGCACCACATCGGAAAAATGGCTCACCTGTACACTCAGTTGGTGAATCGCCTCAATGACAGTTTCAAGCCGTGAATGGCCGCGCTGCGCTGCTTCATGGCTGGAGACCATTTCAGATGCAGTGCGGTGGATATTATCCGTCACCTCAGCAAAACTGGCACTCATTTGCTCCATCGCCGTCGCAGCCTGTGTGGTTTGTGCGCTCTGACTATCGGCATGTTCCCAGGTATTGGTGATGGTTTGTTTAAGATTCACACTCTGCTCTTGAATTTCACTGGCTGAATCCGCCATACGGCCCACGACACCACCGATTTCAGAGATTAAAAATCGTAGAGCAAGATCAATTTTACCGATTTCATCCTGCCTGCCGGTATAAATCCCCATAGCCACAGGATCATCAATAATATTAGTGGCAACGCTAACCAATGCCTGCAAAGGCTGCATCAGCTTGTACCACAAAAACCAAGCGATTAAACCACCCACAAGAGCCGCTAAGAGGGGGGAAT comes from Shewanella oneidensis MR-1 and encodes:
- a CDS encoding methyl-accepting chemotaxis protein gives rise to the protein MQTHSKKGEKHLSENAILLSTTDLKGNIKYVNQTFSQISEYSVAELQGSPHNIVRHEDMPAAAFKMLWDRIKTGKPWMGIVKNKTKNGSYYWVNAYVAPVYEDGKIHEYQSVRRQATPEQIRAAEEVYLAINQGKQAKTLKKDRLGFRGKILTAMFVAIAATASLACYSPLLAALVGGLIAWFLWYKLMQPLQALVSVATNIIDDPVAMGIYTGRQDEIGKIDLALRFLISEIGGVVGRMADSASEIQEQSVNLKQTITNTWEHADSQSAQTTQAATAMEQMSASFAEVTDNIHRTASEMVSSHEAAQRGHSRLETVIEAIHQLSVQVSHFSDVVQTIEQDSQAIHQVLEVIRAIADQTNLLALNAAIEAARAGESGRGFAVVADEVRQLSSRTSQSTSQIELIVSRFRDSTQRATSTMTAGQEQVKRSVSLAQDASVAFGELLSSISRINSLSDDNAAAMTQQTTVAAEISRAIHVISDLAQQSLQQTQDAAARGEQVSRLSTKTHHLSQQFWQQSVQRKY